The nucleotide sequence ACATACACACAACGCTGTCTCACGATAAATTCGCAGTAGCCGAAATAATATTAGAAAAGGTCGAAGGAAAAGTTTTTGTAGGCATCGGGACAAATCTTGGAGACAGAAAGAAAAACATACAAGAAGCCATCGAAAGAATTGGAAAGGTAGCGAGCGTAATCTCAACTTCCGATGTTATAGAAACCGAACCTTACGGTAAGACAGATCAACCGAATTTCCTAAATTGCGTAATAGAGATAAGCACTGCCCTATCACCGGAAGAGCTTTTAGATGCTCTGCTGAACATTGAGAAAGAGATGGGAAGAGTTAGAAATGAAAAATGGGGACCAAGAATTATAGATTTAGATATATTGTTTTACGGTAATATAATTGTGGAAAGTGAAAAATTGAGAATTCCGCACTACGATTTTGAAAACAGGATTTTCTTCGTAAAACCGATGGCCCAGATCGCTCCTGACTATATACATCCAATAAGCCTCAGGAAGGTTACGGAAATACTTGAAAGTCTTGAAAAATGGAATGTGGAGTGATACTATGGCAAACAGTGGAGAGAAGGACATATTGAATATCGAAGCTCAGATAGATGAAGCGATAGAGAAAGAAGACTACGAGAAACTGAATCAGTTACTCGATGAGAGAGAAAAGCTCCTTTCGAAGTTATCGAGCGAAGAGTTGATAGAGATATACAAGCGAGACGAGGAGCGGAAGAAAAAACTCGAGCAGAAACTCAATGAATTTAAAGAAATGGCGCTAAAGACCATCGAGGGTGAAAAAATGATGAGATCCTATCTGACGGTTGAAGATAAGGGGAGCAGCATAGACAGGAAAGGTTGAGTAAAGATTAAATTTTTTAAATCGAAGCGAAGGGGGAGTTGGAATGAACGAAAGATTTGTAAAGGCAAAAGCAAAATACGAAGATGTTGTTGCAAAATCGGTAGCAAAGGTACCTGAAAGAAAACCAACTTTTACTTCAACGTCCGGTTATGAAATCAAGAGGCTCTACACTCCAGAGGATATAGAACACATAGATTACGTGGAAGAAATCGGATTCCCCGGTGAATATCCTTACACACGCGGTGTTCAGCCAACAATGTACAGGGCAAGGCACTGGACGATGCGCCAGTATGCAGGCTTTGGAACTGCCGAAGAATCGAATAAGAGGTATAAGTACCTCCTCCAACAAGGACAGACAGGACTTTCGGTTGCATTCGATTTGCCAACTCAAATTGGATACGACTCAGATGACCCAATGGCTGAAGGTGAAGTTGGTAAAGTCGGCGTTGCAATAGACTCGCTTGAGGACATGGAGATACTGTTCGATGGTATTCCACTTGACCAAGTCAGTACTTCCATGACAATAAATAGCACGGCGATGATTCTGCTCTCAATGTACATAGCCGTCGCGGAAAAACAAGGAGTATCGCAAGACAAACTGAGCGGTACGATACAGAACGATATACTCAAAGAATACATAGCAAGGGGAACATATATTTATCCACCTGAACCATCTATGAGGCTTATAACAAACATCTTTGAATACTGCTCGAAGTACATGCCGAAGTGGAATCCGATAAGCATAAGTGGGTATCATATAAGGGAAGCCGGTTCAAGCGCAGTACAAGAAGTTGCGTTCACACTTGCTGATGCTATAGCGTACGTAGACACAGCAATAAAGGCTGGGCTTGATCCAAACGTCTTTGGAAAAAGATTGTCTTTCTTCTTTGCAGCACATAACAACTTCCTTGAAGAGATAGCAAAATTCCGTGCAGCGAGAAGACTATGGGCAAAGATAATGAAGAAAAGATTCGGTGTGACTGATCCAGAGGCATTGAAGTTGAGATTCCATACACAAACCGGCGGTTCTACACTCACAGCTCAACAACCACTTAACAATGTAATCCGCGTCACGATACAAGCACTCGCAGCCGTTTTGGGTGGCACTCAGTCGCTCCACACAAACAGCTACGACGAAGCTCTCGGACTCCCAACGGAAGAATCCGCAAGAATCGCTTTAAGAACGCAACAAATAATCGCTTACGAATCGGGTGTTGCGGACACGATCGACCCACTCGCCGGTTCTTACGTAATAGAAGCAATGACGAGCGAAATTGAAAAGAGAGCGATGGAGTATATCGAGAAGATAGATCAGATGGGTGGAATGATAAAGGCAATTGAGACTGGATACGTACAGAAAGAGATCCACGAAAGCGCTTACAAG is from Fervidobacterium gondwanense DSM 13020 and encodes:
- a CDS encoding flagellar protein FliT; protein product: MANSGEKDILNIEAQIDEAIEKEDYEKLNQLLDEREKLLSKLSSEELIEIYKRDEERKKKLEQKLNEFKEMALKTIEGEKMMRSYLTVEDKGSSIDRKG
- the folK gene encoding 2-amino-4-hydroxy-6-hydroxymethyldihydropteridine diphosphokinase — its product is MIVGLGNDIVDISRVQVDLAKRILTPREKGNKNRITEQYVAGRFALKESYFKALGTGLNGNSFQDISFLNRNDGSLYCVIHRYRHAKHGAYNYIHTTLSHDKFAVAEIILEKVEGKVFVGIGTNLGDRKKNIQEAIERIGKVASVISTSDVIETEPYGKTDQPNFLNCVIEISTALSPEELLDALLNIEKEMGRVRNEKWGPRIIDLDILFYGNIIVESEKLRIPHYDFENRIFFVKPMAQIAPDYIHPISLRKVTEILESLEKWNVE
- a CDS encoding acyl-CoA mutase large subunit family protein is translated as MNERFVKAKAKYEDVVAKSVAKVPERKPTFTSTSGYEIKRLYTPEDIEHIDYVEEIGFPGEYPYTRGVQPTMYRARHWTMRQYAGFGTAEESNKRYKYLLQQGQTGLSVAFDLPTQIGYDSDDPMAEGEVGKVGVAIDSLEDMEILFDGIPLDQVSTSMTINSTAMILLSMYIAVAEKQGVSQDKLSGTIQNDILKEYIARGTYIYPPEPSMRLITNIFEYCSKYMPKWNPISISGYHIREAGSSAVQEVAFTLADAIAYVDTAIKAGLDPNVFGKRLSFFFAAHNNFLEEIAKFRAARRLWAKIMKKRFGVTDPEALKLRFHTQTGGSTLTAQQPLNNVIRVTIQALAAVLGGTQSLHTNSYDEALGLPTEESARIALRTQQIIAYESGVADTIDPLAGSYVIEAMTSEIEKRAMEYIEKIDQMGGMIKAIETGYVQKEIHESAYKHQLAVEKGEEIIVGVNKFQINEDLKQKEVLKVDPELERKQKERVKKLKERRDNEKVKKILNKIKEVAQTDENLFPYVLEAVKSYATVGEISNALREVFGEYTETVII